Proteins from one Ranitomeya variabilis isolate aRanVar5 chromosome 1, aRanVar5.hap1, whole genome shotgun sequence genomic window:
- the HOMEZ gene encoding homeobox and leucine zipper protein Homez, whose protein sequence is MSPTATNASGVYPEDTPGLVCLPPISDDLQLIWTQAELTNELDDHPQLIHTFSYFPYPTMPEIALLCLRYGLQMEKVKAWFMVQRIRCGISWSSEEIEETRSRLVYNQDQLHFKPLIAVAKKSGFRNLENSSAPSPKRDAVKAILPHSSCDVAPETKKRRLNNTPERTEQRTPELMNEQMKESSSNVSPGTYIHCKTATDITPEPKLVLISQVKPEPEINSSRFSPLTDRKMLSSSWHIYDLQGVQAHGSNENSGGFCREDYYTRVIRRQRKTKEQLAILKSFFLQCQWARREDYKQLEEITGLPRADIIQWFGDTRYALRHGQLRWFRESTNERPKWLDEPQCYANQNGRLSEHNSGEQAGVVTLAPELGALKTESQPAGKVILKSPEHSMAGSPVIQLTEPCSGKPMQKVPEIHANIYAAPSGTPKSAHSKLKSTSTMVASPNSDNFYQDHNLSAPQNNYEILERYWETHHCIQEEDIHSLIIKSGLSRKEIIDWFCYKCKEPFEVEVCLDEEEDDLEEEEEDEVVVIQD, encoded by the coding sequence ATGTCTCCCACAGCCACCAATGCCTCTGGTGTGTACCCAGAAGACACTCCAGGACTTGTGTGCTTGCCTCCTATTTCTGATGACCTTCAGTTGATTTGGACACAGGCAGAGCTTACCAATGAGTTGGATGATCATCCACAGCTTATCCATACTTTTAGTTACTTTCCTTATCCTACAATGCCAGAAATTGCTTTGCTGTGCTTACGATATGGACTACAAATGGAAAAAGTGAAAGCCTGGTTTATGGTACAACGTATTCGTTGTGGTATCAGCTGGTCCTCGGAGGAAATTGAAGAGACTCGTTCACGTTTGGTCTACAATCAGGATCAGTTACATTTCAAGCCTTTGATTGCAGTAGCCAAGAAATCTGGTTTCAGGAATTTAGAAAACTCTTCAGCTCCTTCACCAAAGCGTGATGCAGTGAAAGCGATACTTCCACACTCTTCTTGTGATGTGGCCCCAGAAACTAAGAAACGGAGATTAAATAATACACCTGAGAGAACTGAACAAAGGACTCCAGAGCTGATGAATGAACAAATGAAGGAAAGCTCAAGCAATGTCTCACCAGGCACTTATATACATTGTAAAACAGCTACTGACATAACTCCTGAACCAAAACTGGTACTTATAAGCCAAGTCAAGCCTGAGCCTGAAATTAACTCATCTAGGTTTTCTCCTCTCACTGACCGTAAAATGTTGTCTTCATCTTGGCATATTTATGATTTGCAGGGAGTGCAAGCTCATGGGTCTAATGAGAACAGTGGAGGGTTTTGCAGAGAAGACTATTACACACGAGTTATACGACGACAGCGGAAAACCAAAGAACAATTGGCAATACTAAAATCCTTTTTTTTGCAGTGTCAATGGGCCCGTCGTGAAGACTACAAACAACTGGAGGAAATAACTGGATTGCCAAGAGCAGACATCATCCAGTGGTTTGGAGATACACGTTATGCACTTAGACATGGACAGCTGAGGTGGTTCCGTGAAAGTACCAACGAACGCCCCAAATGGTTGGATGAACCACAGTGTTACGCAAATCAGAATGGAAGATTGAGTGAACATAACTCTGGAGAACAAGCTGGAGTTGTAACATTGGCTCCTGAATTGGGAGCACTGAAAACGGAAAGTCAGCCTGCAGGTAAAGTGATATTAAAATCACCAGAACACTCTATGGCCGGTAGCCCAGTAATTCAGTTAACCGAACCATGCTCAGGAAAACCTATGCAAAAAGTTCCAGAAATACATGCTAATATATATGCAGCTCCTTCAGGGACACCAAAATCTGCACATAGCAAATTAAAATCAACTTCTACAATGGTAGCTTCTCCAAATTCAGATAATTTTTATCAGGACCATAATCTGTCTGCTCCCCAAAATAACTATGAAATACTAGAGAGATACTGGGAAACTCACCATTGTATACAAGAGGAAGACATACATTCACTTATAATAAAATCTGGTTTAAGTCGAAAGGAGATAATAGACTGGTTTTGTTACAAATGTAAAGAGCCTTTTGAAGTTGAAGTATGTCTGGATGAAGAGGAAGATgatctggaggaggaggaagaggatgaagttgTTGTAATTCAGGACTAG